A single Dunckerocampus dactyliophorus isolate RoL2022-P2 chromosome 2, RoL_Ddac_1.1, whole genome shotgun sequence DNA region contains:
- the slc16a12b gene encoding monocarboxylate transporter 12-B, which translates to MAPPDGGWGWVVVGCCFMVTVCTRAVTRCVAVFFVEFQDHFVADYASTAWIHSLVDCSTMLFAPIGSLVANRWSSRVAVMLGGLLSSCGLLLSSFASCLEQLYFSMGVLAGLGFALCYTPAIGTVGCYFHRRKALAYGLAMSGSGIGTFVLAPAVQLLIELYTWRGALLVLSALVANLCVCGALLRPIATKRNEGAELHGEKAEGRRMLMRRPPDHLLLRPGVGNPKLAKEMEDNLLAVKAATQLKRRRFFSRHFPSVQGYVFLLLPEFAVLAASFVFLASGCSLPFVYMVPYALSVGVAHQHAAFLMSILGVLDIVGNITFGWLTDRKCLTTRRVSCYVFSVAMEGLCCLAVPLLRSFPLLVPFAALYGYFDGAYVALIPVVTSDAVGAAYLSSALGVVYFLHAIPYLVSPPIGGWLVDVTGNYTGTFLLSGAALLASALILATGTCVCRHKTAVDEDLNCEHARHQDSQQEVDLV; encoded by the exons ATGGCGCCCCCTGATGGAGGGTGGGGCTGGGTGGTCGTTGGCTGCTGCTTCATGGTGACTGTGTGCACGCGAGCGGTGACCAG GTGCGTGGCCGTCTTCTTTGTGGAGTTTCAGGATCACTTTGTGGCAGACTACGCGTCGACGGCGTGGATCCACAGCCTGGTGGACTGCAGCACCATGCTGTTCG ctccTATAGGCAGCCTGGTGGCTAACCGCTGGTCGTCTCGGGTGGCGGTCATGTTGGGAGGACTCCTCTCCTCGTGTGGCCTCCTCCTCAGCTCCTTCGCTTCCTGTCTGGAGCAGCTTTACTTCAGCATGGGTGTGCTCGCAG gtCTTGGCTTTGCCCTGTGCTACACGCCGGCCATCGGCACGGTTGGCTGTTACTTCCACCGCAGGAAGGCGTTGGCGTACGGCCTCGCCATGTCGGGCAGCGGCATTGGAACCTTTGTGTTGGCGCCGGCGGTGCAGCTGCTGATTGAACTCTACACATGGAGGGGGGCCCTGCTTGTACTCAGCGCCTTGGTTGCCAATCTGTGCGTCTGCGGGGCGCTGCTGCGGCCAATAGCGACAAAGCGGAATGAGGGGGCAGAGCTACATGGTGAGAAGGCAGAAGGACGACGTATGCTGATGCGACGCCCTCCTGACCATCTTCTTCTTCGTCCTGGTGTAGGCAACCCCAAGCTGGCCAAGGAAATGGAGGACAACCTTCTGGCCGTAAAGGCCGCCACTCAGCTGAAAAGGAGGCGGTTCTTCAGCCGCCACTTCCCGTCCGTCCAGGGTTACGTCTTCCTGCTGCTGCCAGAATTTGCGGTCCTTGCGGCGTCCTTCGTCTTCCTGGCAAGCGGCTGCAGCTTGCCTTTTGTCTATATGGTGCCTTACGCCCTCAGTGTAGGTGTGGCGCACCAGCACGCCGCCTTCCTCATGTCCATCCTGGGTGTCCTCGACATTGTAGGAAACATCACCTTCGGCTGGCTGACGGACAGGAA GTGTCTCACGACACGACGAGTGTCGTGCTACGTCTTCTCTGTAGCCATGGAGGGGCTGTGCTGCCTGGCGGTGCCGCTTCTTCGCTCCTTTCCGCTCCTCGTGCCCTTTGCCGCCCTCTATGGCTACTTTGACGGTGCTTATGTGGCGCTGATTCCCGTGGTCACGTCAGATGCGGTTGGAGCGGCTTACCTGTCCTCGGCTCTGGGCGTGGTCTACTTCCTCCACGCTATCCCTTACCTGGTCAGCCCGCCCATCGGAG GTTGGCTGGTCGACGTCACAGGAAATTACACGGGCACCTTCCTTCTCAGTGGTGCCGCCCTGCTGGCCAGCGCCCTCATCCTTGCTACCGGCACGTGTGTGTGCCGCCACAAGACGGCCGTTGATGAGGACCTTAACTGCGAGCATGCACGCCACCAGGACTCCCAGCAGGAAGTAGATTTAGTTTGA
- the asah2 gene encoding neutral ceramidase: MADRKSNRKCCALSSMEAMLMVLFVAMTTVSITLITLMVTGKSPDPTPPPSPETPHQPFLIGVGRADCTGPPADIPLMGYANPQQTAAGIHTRLFSRAFIVDDGQHRVVFVTVDVGMISQRLRLEVLKALQVKYGDLYRQDNVVLSGTHTHSGPAGYFQYTLFMISSKGYIKSSIQPLVDGIVKSIAIAHGTMRPGRVYKNRGHLDGSSVNRSPHSYNNNPQGERLRYEDNIDKRVVVLKFTDLDGDGMGMISWFAVHAVSMNYTNRLLSSDNMGYAAYLMEQHKNRGALPGQGAFVAAFSSSNLGDVSPNTRGPHCVNTGLACDYLNSSCPDGGTRMCKAFGPGEDMFDSTRIIGLNIYRKAKELYANAVEEVTGVLRSAHQWVNMTDVTVHINDTHVVSTCKPALGHSFAAGTTDGGGDLNFTQGAVEGDPFWDGIRDTLLGPPSNQTQECHHPKPILFSTGEMNWPLPWHPEIVDVQIITVGSVAVLAVPGEMTTMAGRRLREAVKLELESGGAFKDPEVVIAGLSNIYTHYISTYEEYQVQRYEGASTIYGPHTLSAYLLKFAHLARAIAQDKAGDLPPGPPPPFFEKNLFNLLPTAPVDKKPDNSTFGEVLQQVLPVYRQGDVVSVTFVAGNPRHSGDVRDGSFVAVEMHDNSSDTWTLVHTDASWETRFHWLKGPNRHSNATVEWHIPPNAAIAAYRIKHFGHYKTMKGLRPVIVSYEGMSDVFQVVASFYYE; the protein is encoded by the exons ATGGCCGACAGGaagtcaaacaggaagtgttgtgCGCTTTCCTCCATGGAGGCTATGCTGATGGTGCTTTTCGTCGCCATGACGACTGTCAGCATCACGCTGATTACGCTGATGGTGACCGGCAAAA GTCCTGACCCGACTCCGCCCCCAAGTCCAGAAACACCACACCAGCCTTTCCTGATTGGCGTGGGCCGGGCTGACTGCACCGGGCCCCCAGCTGACATTCCTCTG atgggCTATGCTAACCCTCAACAGACAGCCGCAGGAATTCACACGCGCTTGTTCAGTCGGGCCTTCATCGTCGATGACGGTCAGCACAGAGTAGTCTTCGTCACTGTCGACGTGGGAATGATATCACAGAGGCTCCGACTGGag GTCCTGAAGGCCTTGCAGGTGAAATATGGCGACCTGTATCGTCAGGACAATGTGGTTTTGAGTGGGACACACACCCACTCAGGCCCGGCCGGATACTTCCAGTACACGCTCTTCATGATCAGCAGCAAAGGCTACATCAAGTCATCCATCCAACCGCTGGTAGACGGCATTGTCAAA AGTATAGCCATAGCCCATGGTACCATGCGTCCAGGGCGCGTCTACAAGAACCGAGGACACCTGGACGGCAGCAGCGTCAACAGAAGTCCTCACTCGTACAACAACAACCCCCAGGGCGAGCGACTCAG GTACGAGGACAACATCGACAAGCGGGTGGTGGTTCTGAAGTTCACAGACCTGGACGGAGACGGCATGGGCATGATCAG CTGGTTCGCTGTGCACGCGGTCAGCATGAACTACACCAACCGCCTGCTGAGCAGCGACAACATGGGCTACGCCGCCTACCTCATGGAGCAACACAAGAACCGCGGGGCGCTACCTGGCCAG ggcgCTTTTGTGGCTGCTTTCTCCTCCAGTAACCTTGGCGACGTCAGTCCAAACACTCGAGGTCCTCACTGCGTCAACACCGGATTAGCCTGCGACTACCTGAACAGCTCGTGTCCTGATGGAGgg actaGGATGTGTAAGGCGTTTGGACCTGGTGAAGACATGTTCGACAGCACCAGAATCATTGGACTCAACATCTACAGGAAGGCCAAg GAACTATACGCCAACGCAGTGGAGGAGGTGACGGGCGTCCTTCGCTCGGCTCATCAGTGGGTTAACATGACTGATGTCACCGTGCACATCAATGACACGCATGTG GTGAGCACATGCAAACCCGCATTGGGTCACAGTTTTGCTGCAGGAACCACAGACGGAGGAGGAGATCTCAACTTCACACAAG gtgCTGTGGAGGGTGACCCGTTTTGGGACGGCATCAGAGACACCCTCCTGGGCCCACCGTCCAATCAGACGCAGGAATGTCACCATCCCAAACCAATCCTGTTTAGCACAGGAGAG atgaaCTGGCCGTTGCCATGGCACCCAGAGATTGTTGACGTTCAGATCATCACAGTCGGATCCGTTGCAGTCCTTGCTGTTCCTGGGGAGATGAC CACTATGGCGGGCAGACGGTTAAGAGAAGCTGTTAAACTG GAGTTAGAGTCtggtggtgcgttcaaggaccctGAGGTTGTGATTGCAGGCCTGAGCAACATATATACGCACTACATCAGCACCTATGAGGAGTaccag GTTCAGAGGTACGAGGGCGCCTCCACCATCTACGGCCCGCACACGCTCAGTGCCTACCTGCTGAAGTTCGCTCACCTGGCCCGCGCCATTGCGCAG GACAAAGCAGGAGATCTTCCACCGGGTCCGCCTCCTCCGTTCTTCGAGAAGAATCTTTTTAACCTGTTGCCCACGGCGCCGGTCGATAAGAAACCGGACAACAGCACTTTTGGAGAAGTCCTGCAGCAGGTGCTTCCTGTCTACAGACAG GGGGACGTCGTGTCCGTCACCTTCGTGGCGGGGAACCCGAGGCACTCAGGAGACGTG AGGGATGGAAGCTTTGTTGCCGTGGAGATGCATGACAACTCGAGCGACACCTGGACGCTGGTGCACACTGATGCATCATGGGAGACCAG GTTTCACTGGCTCAAAGGCCCAAACCGCCACAGCAACGCCACGGTGGAGTGGCACATCCCGCCGAACGCCGCCATCGCCGCCTACAGGATCAAACACTTCGGCCACTACAAGACCATGAAAGGCCTGCGGCCCGTCATCGTGTCCTACGAGGGCATGTCTGACGTCTTCCAAGTGGTGGCTAGTTTTTACTACGAGTGA
- the LOC129170459 gene encoding cGMP-dependent protein kinase 1-like isoform X1 has protein sequence MRELLAVPARRHPLSPSVTSFSIQTSRKFPFFHVVKCCRDEAEDSVFFSRLQLNDFNVIETLGVGGFGRVQLVQLKSNQARTFAMKMVKKRHVVDSGQQEHVRSEKVIMSETRCRFVVRLYRTFKDSKYLYMLMEACLGGELWTLLRDRGSFDDASSKFYTACVLQALSYLHAKGIVYRDLKPENLLLDSRGYAKLADFGFAKKMGFSKKTWTFCGTPEYVAPEVILNKGHNLSADYWSLGVLMFELLTGSPPFSGPDPAKTYSVILGGIDAVEFPEKVAENATDLIKKLCREEPKERLGGQRNGVKDIQRHKWFDGFDWEGLKRGTLTPPITPDVSSATDTGNFDTFPEDSEAAPPDDNSGWDSDF, from the exons ATGCGTGAGTTGCTTGCAGTTCCGGCGAGACGTCATCCTTTGTCCCCCTCCGTCACCTCGTTCTCCATCCAAACTTCCAGGAAGTTCCCCTTCTTCCATGTGGTCAAATGCTGCAG GGACGAGGCAGAGGACAGCGTCTTCTTTTCCCGCCTCCAGCTCAACGACTTCAATGTCATCGAGACGCTGGGAGTGGGCGGTTTCGGGCGCGTTCAGCTG GTGCAGCTGAAGAGCAACCAGGCGAGGACGTTCGCCATGAAGATGGTGAAGAAGCGTCACGTGGTGGACAGCGGGCAGCAGGAGCACGTCCGTTCAGAGAAGGTCATCATGAGCGAGACGCGCTGCCGCTTTGTCGTCAG GTTGTACCGCACCTTTAAGGACAGCAAGTATCTGTACATGCTGATGGAGGCGTGTCTCGGTGGCGAGCTGTGGACACTCCTGAGGGACAG GGGTTCCTTTGATGACGCCAGCAGCAAGTTCTACACGGCGTGCGTCCTCCAGGCCTTGTCCTACCTGCACGCCAAAGGAATCGTCTACAGAGACCTCAAACCCGAAAACCTCCTCCTGGACAGTCGCGGATACGCCAAGCTG GCGGACTTTGGTTTTGCCAAGAAGATGGGCTTTTCCAAGAAGACGTGGACCTTCTGCGGGACGCCGGAGTACGTGGCCCCGGAAGTCATCCTCAACAAAGGTCACAACCTCTCGGCCGACTACTGGTCCCTGGGCGTCCTGATGTTTGAGCTGCTGACGGGCAG CCCGCCGTTCTCCGGTCCGGATCCTGCGAAGACCTACAGCGTCATCCTGGGGGGCATCGATGCGGTGGAGTTTCCTGAGAAGGTCGCAGAGAACGCCACCGACCTCATCAAGAAGCTGTGCAG AGAAGAGCCCAAGGAGAGACTTGGAGGTCAGAGGAACGGCGTCAAGGACATCCAGAGACACAA GTGGTTCGACGGCTTCGACTGGGAAGGCCTGAAGAGAGGAACGCTGACTCCGCCCATCACACCTGAC GTCTCCTCAGCGACTGACACCGGCAACTTTGACACGTTCCCTGAGGACAGCGAGGCGGCGCCGCCGGACGACAACTCAGGTTGGGACTCCGACTTCTAG
- the LOC129170459 gene encoding cGMP-dependent protein kinase 1-like isoform X2 encodes MKMVKKRHVVDSGQQEHVRSEKVIMSETRCRFVVRLYRTFKDSKYLYMLMEACLGGELWTLLRDRGSFDDASSKFYTACVLQALSYLHAKGIVYRDLKPENLLLDSRGYAKLADFGFAKKMGFSKKTWTFCGTPEYVAPEVILNKGHNLSADYWSLGVLMFELLTGSPPFSGPDPAKTYSVILGGIDAVEFPEKVAENATDLIKKLCREEPKERLGGQRNGVKDIQRHKWFDGFDWEGLKRGTLTPPITPDVSSATDTGNFDTFPEDSEAAPPDDNSGWDSDF; translated from the exons ATGAAGATGGTGAAGAAGCGTCACGTGGTGGACAGCGGGCAGCAGGAGCACGTCCGTTCAGAGAAGGTCATCATGAGCGAGACGCGCTGCCGCTTTGTCGTCAG GTTGTACCGCACCTTTAAGGACAGCAAGTATCTGTACATGCTGATGGAGGCGTGTCTCGGTGGCGAGCTGTGGACACTCCTGAGGGACAG GGGTTCCTTTGATGACGCCAGCAGCAAGTTCTACACGGCGTGCGTCCTCCAGGCCTTGTCCTACCTGCACGCCAAAGGAATCGTCTACAGAGACCTCAAACCCGAAAACCTCCTCCTGGACAGTCGCGGATACGCCAAGCTG GCGGACTTTGGTTTTGCCAAGAAGATGGGCTTTTCCAAGAAGACGTGGACCTTCTGCGGGACGCCGGAGTACGTGGCCCCGGAAGTCATCCTCAACAAAGGTCACAACCTCTCGGCCGACTACTGGTCCCTGGGCGTCCTGATGTTTGAGCTGCTGACGGGCAG CCCGCCGTTCTCCGGTCCGGATCCTGCGAAGACCTACAGCGTCATCCTGGGGGGCATCGATGCGGTGGAGTTTCCTGAGAAGGTCGCAGAGAACGCCACCGACCTCATCAAGAAGCTGTGCAG AGAAGAGCCCAAGGAGAGACTTGGAGGTCAGAGGAACGGCGTCAAGGACATCCAGAGACACAA GTGGTTCGACGGCTTCGACTGGGAAGGCCTGAAGAGAGGAACGCTGACTCCGCCCATCACACCTGAC GTCTCCTCAGCGACTGACACCGGCAACTTTGACACGTTCCCTGAGGACAGCGAGGCGGCGCCGCCGGACGACAACTCAGGTTGGGACTCCGACTTCTAG